Within the Echinicola sp. 20G genome, the region AGATCCTCACCAATAGAGGCCATAAAATCAAAGTTTTGGGAGAGTATAAAAACACTAAATAACCTACTATGATCAAGCCTGCTGAAAGACTAAACCAAGTTAAAGAATATTATTTTTCTAAAAAGCTCCGGGAAGTTGCCAAACTAAAGGCAGAAGGTCACCCAATTATCAATATGGGAATTGGCAGCCCAGACTTGCCCCCCCACCCAAGTGTAATTGAGGCATTAAATAGCACTAGCCAAATGGAAACTTCCCATGGCTATCAAAGCTACCAAGGCAGCCCTGCACTCCGGGAGTCCATTGCTGCTTTTTATCAAAAATATTATAACACCTCTTTATCTCCTGTGGATGAAATACTTCCCATGATGGGATCCAAGGAAGCCATCATGCATATTTCTATGGCTTACTTAAACCCGGGTGATAAGGTCTTGATCCCAAATCCTGGTTATCCGACATATTCTTCTGTCACTGAATTAGTAGGCGCTAGAGCTATTTATTACGATTTAAAGGGTGAGAGTCGTTGGCTCCCTGACTTTGATCAGTTAAATAAACTGGCAGAGGAAGGAATCAAACTGATGTGGGTCAACTACCCCCATATGCCCACTGGGGCGACGGCTGATATTGAAACCTTAATGAAACTAGTAGATTTTGCTAAAGACAACCAAATC harbors:
- a CDS encoding pyridoxal phosphate-dependent aminotransferase; its protein translation is MIKPAERLNQVKEYYFSKKLREVAKLKAEGHPIINMGIGSPDLPPHPSVIEALNSTSQMETSHGYQSYQGSPALRESIAAFYQKYYNTSLSPVDEILPMMGSKEAIMHISMAYLNPGDKVLIPNPGYPTYSSVTELVGARAIYYDLKGESRWLPDFDQLNKLAEEGIKLMWVNYPHMPTGATADIETLMKLVDFAKDNQILLVNDNPYSFILTEKPISILSIEGAREIALELNSLSKTFNMPGWRVGMLCGQANYLKEVLKVKSNMDSGMFLGIQAGAIAALNLESSWFDQMDSIYQKRRELVWKLAERVGAICEKESAGMFVWAKLADKTDPMALVDKLLYENHIFITPGDIFGSNGHGYIRFSLCVPEDTIQEALDRINASWNK